From one Rhodovulum sp. ES.010 genomic stretch:
- a CDS encoding transposase, translating into MDVVLKFRMLVLQSLHGLSLKATERMVRDRLSWMRFCRLGIADPVPDANTLWNSGRR; encoded by the coding sequence ATGGACGTGGTGCTCAAGTTCCGGATGCTGGTCTTGCAGAGTCTGCACGGGCTGAGCCTCAAGGCGACGGAACGCATGGTCCGGGACCGGCTCAGCTGGATGCGGTTCTGCAGGCTCGGCATCGCCGACCCGGTGCCGGACGCGAACACGCTCTGGAATTCGGGGAGGCGCTGA
- a CDS encoding IS3 family transposase (programmed frameshift), producing MKRTRYSEEQIIGILAEHEAGAKCADLCRKHGMSEGTFYNWKAKYGGMTVSEAKRLKALEDENAKLKKLLAEQMLDLAAMRELVFKKVVTPVVKREAVAHLKARFGLSERRACQIAGADRKTIRYRSQRAPDTELRGRLRELANERRRFGYRRLFVLLRREGEPSGINRIYRLYREEGLTVRKRRARRKAIGTRAPILVEARANARWSLDFVHDQFACGRRFRVLNIVDDVTRECLAAIPDTSISGRRVARELTALIERRGKPGMIVSDNGTELTSNAILKWCAENRIEWHYIAPGKPMQNGFVESFNGRMRDEFLNETLFRNLAHARDLIAAWVADYNTERPHSALGYQTPADYAQTLTTAIARPAARDESSARRAIAQPAPFGVNTNRAPVAAG from the exons ATGAAGCGAACGAGATACAGCGAAGAGCAGATTATCGGCATCCTGGCCGAGCATGAGGCCGGGGCGAAGTGTGCCGATCTGTGCCGCAAGCACGGCATGTCGGAGGGGACGTTCTACAACTGGAAAGCCAAATACGGCGGCATGACGGTGTCAGAGGCCAAACGGCTGAAGGCGCTCGAGGACGAGAACGCCAAGTTGAAGAAGCTGCTGGCGGAGCAGATGCTGGATCTGGCCGCGATGCGCGAGCTGGTTT TCAAAAAAGTGGTGACGCCCGTCGTGAAGCGCGAGGCGGTCGCGCATCTGAAGGCCCGGTTCGGGCTGTCGGAACGACGGGCGTGCCAGATTGCCGGCGCGGATCGGAAGACGATCCGCTACCGGTCGCAACGCGCACCCGACACGGAACTGCGCGGCCGATTGCGGGAGCTTGCCAACGAGCGTCGGCGGTTCGGCTACCGGCGGCTCTTCGTCCTGCTCCGGCGGGAGGGCGAGCCCTCGGGGATCAACCGTATCTACCGGCTTTACCGCGAGGAAGGGCTGACCGTCCGCAAGCGGCGCGCGCGGCGCAAGGCCATCGGCACCCGCGCCCCGATCCTGGTCGAGGCGCGCGCAAATGCCCGTTGGTCACTGGATTTCGTCCATGACCAGTTCGCGTGCGGGCGGCGGTTCCGGGTGCTGAACATCGTCGATGACGTCACGCGCGAATGCCTCGCCGCGATCCCGGACACGTCGATCTCCGGCCGGCGCGTCGCGCGGGAGCTGACGGCGCTGATCGAACGTCGCGGCAAGCCGGGAATGATCGTGTCGGACAACGGGACGGAACTGACCTCGAACGCGATCCTGAAGTGGTGCGCCGAGAACCGGATCGAATGGCACTACATCGCGCCGGGCAAGCCGATGCAGAATGGCTTTGTCGAGAGCTTCAACGGCCGGATGCGGGACGAGTTCTTGAACGAGACGCTGTTTCGTAACCTCGCCCATGCCCGCGACCTGATCGCCGCCTGGGTCGCCGACTACAACACCGAGCGCCCCCATTCGGCCTTGGGCTATCAGACCCCGGCTGACTACGCGCAGACCCTGACCACCGCAATCGCCCGACCCGCTGCGCGAGATGAGAGCTCCGCGCGTCGGGCGATTGCTCAACCCGCGCCATTTGGCGTAAACACCAACCGGGCTCCGGTCGCGGCTGGATGA
- the alr gene encoding alanine racemase: MRPILRVDTSIVVNNWKTLNRLVGSTVSCVPVVKANAYGLGVEQVSLALTKAGVASFFVADATEGSELRKIVGGAPEIYILGGYIEFYSKNYAQDILVPLLNSSESAIKFLRDFPHLDYGVQIETGLNRLGLSASELDRLHTKLTPRPPKLIISHLACADDPKANMNTRQLLKTIEIASTLPRTPNTKVSIAGSDALLIDDRFHMDMVRPGVSLYCGGFLPKLQDPISITARAIKSQIIQRGETVGYGATWTASKPTRITTLSAGYADGIPRNFNGDLSFFADGVSCPTVGRISMDLVTIDTTHLDDVPTHFELIGDHQTLKEFANSIGEIPNSLLTSFGACMRHHYTTETS; this comes from the coding sequence ATGCGCCCAATTCTCAGAGTAGACACGTCAATCGTTGTCAACAATTGGAAAACGCTAAATCGGCTAGTAGGCTCGACAGTTTCATGCGTTCCCGTCGTAAAGGCAAACGCGTACGGCCTTGGAGTCGAGCAAGTTTCCTTAGCCTTGACTAAGGCTGGCGTGGCTTCTTTCTTCGTAGCGGATGCGACCGAGGGAAGTGAGCTTCGCAAGATAGTCGGCGGCGCTCCTGAAATCTATATTCTGGGAGGATACATTGAATTCTATTCAAAGAATTATGCCCAAGATATTCTCGTCCCCCTGCTGAATTCGAGCGAAAGCGCCATAAAATTTCTCAGAGATTTCCCCCACCTCGACTATGGGGTCCAGATAGAAACTGGACTCAATAGATTGGGACTGAGCGCCTCAGAGCTCGATCGTCTCCACACCAAGTTAACACCTCGCCCACCCAAGCTGATAATCAGTCACTTGGCTTGCGCCGATGACCCCAAAGCCAACATGAACACCAGACAACTATTAAAAACGATTGAAATCGCCTCGACCCTCCCCAGAACTCCCAACACAAAAGTCTCCATAGCTGGATCAGACGCTTTACTAATTGACGATCGCTTCCACATGGACATGGTTCGCCCCGGCGTTTCTCTTTACTGCGGTGGTTTTCTCCCAAAACTGCAAGATCCCATTAGCATTACCGCGAGGGCAATAAAGAGCCAAATAATTCAGAGGGGCGAAACGGTTGGTTATGGAGCCACATGGACTGCGTCGAAACCTACGCGTATAACAACATTGTCAGCAGGCTACGCAGATGGGATACCCCGAAATTTTAATGGCGACCTCAGCTTCTTTGCCGACGGAGTTAGTTGCCCCACCGTGGGGAGGATATCAATGGATCTTGTGACCATCGATACCACTCATCTTGATGATGTGCCAACCCATTTTGAGTTGATTGGCGATCATCAAACTTTGAAAGAATTTGCGAACTCTATTGGAGAAATTCCGAATAGTCTATTGACCAGCTTTGGCGCCTGCATGAGACATCATTATACAACAGAGACAAGTTGA
- a CDS encoding ABC transporter ATP-binding protein, with translation MTGILLRLEGVEFAYDGAPVLSGIDLALPAGQFTGVIGPSGCGKSTLVALAAGLIAPDAGRVLRHDRRLGIVFQDPALLPWRTALGNVAFPLLGQGLTRSAHHARAVRALDQVGLAPEDARKYPRQLSGGMRQRVALARALAVAPDLLLCDEPFGALDNRVRRELRARLRAIHDRTGLTTLFVTHDQDEAMEIADLVVVMSTGQIEQVAPPAELRAHPANAFVCAFTAA, from the coding sequence ATGACTGGCATCCTGCTGCGTCTCGAAGGCGTGGAGTTCGCCTATGATGGCGCGCCGGTGCTCTCGGGAATCGATCTGGCTCTGCCTGCGGGGCAGTTCACAGGGGTCATCGGGCCGTCCGGGTGTGGCAAGAGCACGCTGGTCGCGCTCGCTGCGGGTCTCATTGCGCCCGACGCGGGACGGGTGCTGCGCCACGACCGGCGGCTTGGGATCGTGTTCCAGGACCCCGCGCTTTTGCCCTGGCGGACGGCGCTCGGCAATGTCGCCTTCCCTCTGCTCGGCCAGGGACTGACGCGGTCCGCGCACCACGCCCGGGCCGTGCGCGCGCTGGACCAGGTGGGTCTGGCGCCGGAGGATGCCCGGAAGTACCCGCGCCAGCTTTCGGGCGGCATGCGGCAGCGCGTGGCGCTTGCCCGTGCCCTGGCGGTCGCGCCCGACCTGCTGCTCTGCGACGAACCCTTCGGCGCGCTCGACAACCGCGTGCGGCGCGAGTTGAGAGCCCGGTTGCGCGCAATCCACGACCGGACGGGCCTGACAACCCTATTCGTGACCCACGACCAAGACGAGGCGATGGAGATTGCCGATCTCGTCGTCGTAATGTCGACGGGCCAGATCGAACAGGTGGCGCCACCCGCCGAGCTTCGCGCTCACCCCGCCAACGCCTTCGTCTGCGCCTTTACCGCTGCCTGA